One Natronomonas gomsonensis genomic window, TCGGCGGACGGTCTGGACGGCGTACAGCATCGCCCAGACCGACGCGCCGACCCAGCCGACGGCGACGACCGGGCGCGTCCACTCGCCGTCGAGGAGGAAGCCGGCCCACCACGCGACGACGAAGACGCCGACGACGAGGAAGTCGACCCACGTCGGGAGTAGTCGCGACGCTCCGTCCGCCGTCCGCTCGGCGAGGTACATCGCGCGGATGCCCAACGCGACGAAGAGGATGAAAAACAGCACGGCCCCCTCGGTGAAGGCATCGAGCCACGGGAGGTCGGTTAGTTCGGCGGCGATACCGGAGACGCCGTAGACGACGGCGGCGCCGATGCCGACCGCGAGATACCCCCATTCGTAATCGAACCCCTCGGCGAGTACGTCCCGGACGTACGTGACGAGGTAACCGAGCAGTATCGCGGCCGCAACCCCGATAGAGCCGTAGGCCAACAGCCGAGCGACGTGGACGGTCGTCGCCGGGTCACCGCCGCCGACGAAGGTGTACACTGGGTCCATACGCGTCGGTCCGACCCCCGAGTGCATAGATGTTGGTTCTCTCGACCGCAAGGCACTTCGAGACGACCCCACGATATCGGACATGGCACCGACGGCACCGACGCGCCGAGGGCTCCTCAAAACGGCGGCACTCGGAACGGTGTTCGGCGTCGCGGGCTGTCTGGACGCCCCCGGCCGGAGCTGTTCGGGGGCGACGTTTCGGCTGTCGCTGCCGCCGGCGGAACCTGCCGCGGAGCCGCTCGTCCTCGACTCGGAGGGACTCTCGACGGCCGCGAACGCGGTACTCGACGCCGCCATCGACGGCGAGTACGTCGAACGCTGCGTCGCGTGGACGCCGCAACCCGACGAGACGGGGCCGTCGGATGGCCTCCGTGCGGTCGGCGAGCGCCTCGAATCCCACACCGGCGTCGACCTCGACGGGCGGACCGAGCCGGTCGCGGCCGACGCCCGCCGCGACGGCGAGACCTATCGCCTGCGCCTCGACATCGAGCAGGGCTGACGGGGGTCGCGAGGGTCGAAGTAGTCGATAGCTTCTTTTCCATATAGCCGAAAGGAGATGGCAATGGGAGGACTGCGGCGCCGACTCCAGCGATACGTCCAGCGCGTCCGTGAGGAACTCCACGACGCGCTTACGGAGGAACACACCCCCAATCAGGTCGCCTACAGTTTCGCCATCGGCGTGTTCATCACCGCCTTGCCGACGCTCGGAACCGGCGTCATCATGTTCTTCATCATCGCGTATCTCTTCGCGAACGTCTCCCGTATCGCGCTGTTCGCCTCCGTCCTCGTTCTCAACCCCGTCGCGAAGTGGGGCGTCTACGGGTCGAGTTTCTGGCTCGGCTCGAAACTGCTCGGCCCCGTCGAATCCATGACCGTCCAAGAGGTGTCGCTGTCGGCGGCCCCCGAGGTGGTCGTCAGACTGGTGACGGGGAACGTCATCCTCGCGGTGATTTTCACCGTCATCGCATACCTTGCCGCCTACCGCCTGACGATGGAGTACCGCCGTCGTCGCGGGGAAATCAGCGCCATCGAGGAACGGCTCTCGGGGCTGACCGACCGGTTTTCCGGTCGGTAGCCGCCCGCGAAAGTGTTCTCCAACGGTTCCTGCCTCCCGTCTCGATTCCGAAGACATTTGGCTGACTGACCAGTCAGTACAAACACGTTGGCCCGCGTTCCGAACCCCTTCCGATTGGCGATACTGGCCGTCGGGTTGCTGTTGGCCCGCTTCGGCCTCATTGGCGAGGAGCGTGCACGCCGGACGGCCGAACTCGCCTGGCCGCGTATCGTCACGGGGCTGGCGCGGATGTCGAAAAACGCCGTCGACGTGGCGATGGTCGGCGTCGCCGTCGGCGGCGGCGCCATCGCCGGCGTCGGTATCGCCGGGCCGTTCTGGGGGCTGGCGTTCTCCATCGGCGGGGGCGTCGCCGGCGGCACCATCGCCCTCGTGAGCCAGCGGTTCGGCGCCGACGCTCACGAGGAACTCGGACTCGCAGTTCGCTCCAGCGTCTTCCTCGTCGTCGCCGTCTCGCTGCCCGTCGTCGCCGTCTTCTGGACGTTCTCTGCGGAACTCATCGGCCTGCTCAGCAGCGACGCCGAGACCGTCCGCCTCGGCGGCGAGTACCTCCGTGTCGTCGCGTTGGGCGTCCCCTTTGCCGGTCTCAATCTGGTCGGCAGTCGCGTCCTCGTCGGCTCCGACGACGCCTACACTGCGATGGTACTCCGCGGTGGCGGCGCCGTCGCAAACGTCGCCATCAACGCCGCCCTCATCTTCGGCCTCGGGTGGGGCGTCGTCGGCGCCGCAGTCGGGACCGTCCTCTCGAACGTCGGCGTCACCGCCGCCTTCGCCATCGGCCTCACGGCCGGACGCTTCCCCGGAGCGGGAGAGTTCCCGGTTACCGTCAACCCCGTCGGAACCTACGTCGACCCCTCGACGGTCGCCGATTTGGTGTCCATCGGCCTGCCGGTGATGGGCCGGAACCTCGTCTGGACCGTCGCCGAGTTCCCGATGTTCGCCATCCTCGACGTCTTCGGTCAGGACGTGGTGTCGGCGTTCGTCATCGCCCGGCGCATCTGGGGGTTGATGAACACGCCCGGCTGGGGCTTCGGGCTCGCATCCTCCAGTCTCGTCGGCCAGGAACTCGGCACCGGCGCCGAAGAGACCGCCGAGGCCTACGGCCGTGAAATCATCCGCTACTCGGTGGCCGTCTACATCGTCTTCGCGGCGGTCGTCTTCGTCGCCACCGAACCCATCGTCACGCTGTTCGTTGCCGACCCGAGCGCCCCCTCGGTCCCGATTGCCGTCGACCTCGTTCGGGTGGCCTGCGTCGCCGTCGTCATGCAGGGGGTCTCCGGGGGTGCCGCCGGCCCGCTCGATGCGGCCGGCGACACCCGCTGGGCCTTCTTCAGTCAGGCGCTGGGGATGTTCGGCTGTTCGATTCCGCTCGTTTACCTCGGCGCGACCACGTCGCTGGGCATCTACGGGCTGTATCTCGCCTTCCTCGCGGAGACGACGGTCCCCGCGGTGTTGAACTACTATCGCTTTGCGACGGGGAAGTGGAAAGCCGTCAGCCGGGAGTATCGCCCGGAGACCGGCCCTGTAAACTGATTACGCGGCGGTATCGCGCAAGCGCGGAACGACCCGCGTCTCGAGGGCGTGCCAGACGACGATGGTCGACGGCAACACCAGAAGCGACGCCAGATACGCGTAGAACACGCCGAGTGCCAACAGCAGGCCGAACTCCGCGATGAGCGGGATGAGCGCGAGATACAGCACGCCGAGCCCACACACCGTCGTCAGCATGCTCCCGGTGAGCGCGCCGCCGGTGCCCTGGGCGGTGGTCCGAAGCGCGGCGTGGATGTCCCGGCCGTTCTCGAACTCGTCGACGAAGCGGTGCATGAAGTGGACGGTGTAGTCGACGCCCAATCCGATGGACACCGAGAGGATGGGGGCGTTGAACGGCGTCAACGGTACGTCGAAGTACCGCATCGACCCCGCGAGCAATCCGACGGTGACCAACACCGGGACGAGATTGATGAGGCCGTAGACGGCCCGCCCCTCCAGCCACCGGTAGAACAGCATCAAAAAGCCGGCGGTGAGCAGGAAGGCGACGATGAGACTCCGGAGTGCGGATTCGGTGATGCGGTCGATGACGACCTGATTGACGACCAACTGTCCGGTCGGAACGGCGTCCATCCGCATCTCCTCGGCGACCTGTTGGGCGGCCTGCGTCGCCTCGGTTTGGTCGGCGTCGACGTCGACCTGATAGACGATGCGCGTGGCGCTTCGGTCCTCGGTGATGGAGTTCCGTGCCTGGTCGCCGGCCGGCGAGTCGAGCAACGCCGCGTACACGCGGTCGACGTCGCGGTCCGGAACCCCGTCGCCGTCGGCGTCGTGCTGTCTGACCAGCGCGGCGAACTCGGGGTCGGCCTCGGCGCGGGAGTCGATGACGCCGAGGATGCTCGTCGCGTCGGCTCGGCGGTCGGACTGGACGAACGCCTCGGGAGGGTCGGTCACCGCGCGGTCGATGTCTTCGAGAGCCATGTCCGAGCGGACGGCCCTGTCTTCGACGTATATCGTGACGCTGCCGATGAACCCCTGCTCGAAGTCCTCTTCGAGGTAGTCGAGGACTGTCATGAACGTGTACTGCGACGGTGCGAACGGTTCGGGGAGGGTCTGGTACTGCTCGATTCGGTCCTCGTCGGGGAAGAACGCCTCCTGTGAGAACTCGGTGTCGACGCCGGTGCCGTAGGCACCGCCGACCCCACCGAGGACGAGCGCGGCGACGAGGACGACCGCCGGGGCGATTCGGGCGGCGGTCACGCCGGCCGGGAGGATGGCTCCGAGTATCGACCCCTCCCGTCCGAGTGGGCTACTGCCGAACTCCGGGAAGCGCGTCCCCTCGCGAAGCCCGTCGAGGCCGACCT contains:
- a CDS encoding DUF2062 domain-containing protein; its protein translation is MGGLRRRLQRYVQRVREELHDALTEEHTPNQVAYSFAIGVFITALPTLGTGVIMFFIIAYLFANVSRIALFASVLVLNPVAKWGVYGSSFWLGSKLLGPVESMTVQEVSLSAAPEVVVRLVTGNVILAVIFTVIAYLAAYRLTMEYRRRRGEISAIEERLSGLTDRFSGR
- a CDS encoding MATE family efflux transporter, producing the protein MARVPNPFRLAILAVGLLLARFGLIGEERARRTAELAWPRIVTGLARMSKNAVDVAMVGVAVGGGAIAGVGIAGPFWGLAFSIGGGVAGGTIALVSQRFGADAHEELGLAVRSSVFLVVAVSLPVVAVFWTFSAELIGLLSSDAETVRLGGEYLRVVALGVPFAGLNLVGSRVLVGSDDAYTAMVLRGGGAVANVAINAALIFGLGWGVVGAAVGTVLSNVGVTAAFAIGLTAGRFPGAGEFPVTVNPVGTYVDPSTVADLVSIGLPVMGRNLVWTVAEFPMFAILDVFGQDVVSAFVIARRIWGLMNTPGWGFGLASSSLVGQELGTGAEETAEAYGREIIRYSVAVYIVFAAVVFVATEPIVTLFVADPSAPSVPIAVDLVRVACVAVVMQGVSGGAAGPLDAAGDTRWAFFSQALGMFGCSIPLVYLGATTSLGIYGLYLAFLAETTVPAVLNYYRFATGKWKAVSREYRPETGPVN
- a CDS encoding efflux RND transporter permease subunit yields the protein MVDGPESHDTERIDPLSRRITTIVSERPLRVVLAFIVLTGVFAAGLGGGGEQQAGTDQFTENLEEAEALEDMQENFDGGARASGGSNANVFIEDDRNVLSKPSLLRMLKTQQRLETHDRLRVTSTMSPASNIARQLDPEASTPEEWYRAVERASQRQLDGAIRSAADANSLGPVSTDFSSGSASASVAQILVTYDTPPMADDADNARLQQRTIDVVDGVEGYDHGENAIVFGNAIINEEVTQLLNDTAIVVFPAAILLITFFLVVAYRDPIDLFLGFVALVMTLVWTFGFMGYAGIPFSDSLVTVFPLLLAVGIDFGIHIINRYREERGRGTGIRESMGITTTQLSAAFLIVTGTTVIGFAANLTSSLSQLRDFGIVASVGMVFTFAIFGVFLPAAKVGLDGLREGTRFPEFGSSPLGREGSILGAILPAGVTAARIAPAVVLVAALVLGGVGGAYGTGVDTEFSQEAFFPDEDRIEQYQTLPEPFAPSQYTFMTVLDYLEEDFEQGFIGSVTIYVEDRAVRSDMALEDIDRAVTDPPEAFVQSDRRADATSILGVIDSRAEADPEFAALVRQHDADGDGVPDRDVDRVYAALLDSPAGDQARNSITEDRSATRIVYQVDVDADQTEATQAAQQVAEEMRMDAVPTGQLVVNQVVIDRITESALRSLIVAFLLTAGFLMLFYRWLEGRAVYGLINLVPVLVTVGLLAGSMRYFDVPLTPFNAPILSVSIGLGVDYTVHFMHRFVDEFENGRDIHAALRTTAQGTGGALTGSMLTTVCGLGVLYLALIPLIAEFGLLLALGVFYAYLASLLVLPSTIVVWHALETRVVPRLRDTAA